A window from Candidatus Effluviviaceae Genus V sp. encodes these proteins:
- a CDS encoding MetS family NSS transporter small subunit, producing the protein MGRMGPPDRHRRLHHVDPVEPRPEGGGLMPTSAIVTAIIVGLVLYGGFFWCVRIAIRKSREEASRGDAE; encoded by the coding sequence ATGGGGCGTATGGGTCCTCCTGATCGCCATCGCCGTCTTCATCACGTCGATCCCGTGGAACCGCGGCCGGAAGGAGGAGGTCTGATGCCGACATCAGCCATCGTGACGGCCATCATTGTCGGACTCGTCCTGTACGGCGGCTTCTTCTGGTGTGTGCGCATCGCCATCAGGAAGAGCCGCGAGGAAGCGTCGCGCGGGGACGCCGAGTAG